In one Cercospora beticola chromosome 1, complete sequence genomic region, the following are encoded:
- a CDS encoding uncharacterized protein (antiSMASH:Cluster_6~CAZy:GH3): MTTAWSATSRLNGRHALPALPVPCIYSRRFVFSLPAHGLHLSYCSLSTVMARTLAVLAFAAQAWAQLEGRGFPDCSNGPLQNNDVCDQSLDPVTRARALIAEFTVAEKINNTDSTSPGVPRLGLPAYTWWQEALHGVADSPGVNFSDTGDFRYATSFPQPILMGAAFDDALIKDVASVISTEARAFNNFDRAGLDFWTPNINPFKDIRWGRGQETPGEDPYHLSSYVHNLIQGLQGDDEKYRKVTATCKHFVAYDIEDWNGNLRYQFDAHVGSQELVEYYMPPFRSCARDSNVGAFMCSYNALNGVPTCADPWLLQDVLRDHWNWSSPDYWVTSDCDAVQNVFLPHEYAATREEAVAVSLKAGTDIDCGQYFSSFLPGAYAQGLINEADLDKSLIRQYTSLIRMGYFDGTTRAAVSGITLLKNDGTLPLKIENGTKLALIGDWANATSQMLGNYAGIPPFFHGPLWAANQTGAEVLYARGPGGEGDPTTNNWRPVYNAANESDVIVFVGGIDNNVESEGSDRVTMAWTGAQLDIISSLASYGKPMIVVQMGAGQLDDTALLKNENISAILWGGYPGQDGGRAIFDIIQGVVAPAGRLPTTQYPAKYISQIPMTDMNLRPNATSGSPGRTYMWYNEEPVLPFAHGLHYTNFTAQIKSEGPSGYSSNSYEISSLLKGCSESYLDRCPFQTFSVDVANTGSVTSDYVTLGFLAGTHGPAPHPNKRLVAYERLHNITGGSTATAALNLTLGSLARVDDQGNTVLYPGDYALLVDIQPLTTVNFTLTGEATTLDHWPQLPAERVQTGDYFVGGYGSGAPYQLQYPTEV, encoded by the exons ATGACCACGGCTTGGTCGGCGACCTCGCGGCTCAATGGCAGACATGCTTTGCCAGCACTCCCGGTGCCTTGCATATATAGCAGAAGGTTTGTCTTTTCATTGCCCGCACACGGCCTTCATCTCTCCTATTGTTCCCTGTCAACCGTTATGGCCCGAACCCTAGCAGTACTGGCCTTTGCTGCTCAAGCTTGGGCACAACTCGAAGGGCGAGGTTTTCCTGACTGCAGCAATGGCCCGCTTCAGAACAACGATGTCTGTGACCAATCGTTAGATCCGGTCACCAGAGCAAGAGCACTCATCGCTGAATTTACGGTCGCCGAGAAGATCAACAACACCGATTCCACCAGTCCCGGTGTGCCTCGCCTTGGCCTCCCAGCTTATACGTGGTGGCAAGAAGCACTCCATGGCGTGGCAGACAGCCCTGGTGTAAACTTCTCAGATACTGGAGACTTTCGCTATGCCACTTCCTTTCCACAGCCGATCTTGATGGGAGCTGCGTTCGATGATGCGCTTATCAAGGATGTCGCCTCCGTCATCAGTACCGAAGCCAGGGCATTCAACAACTTCGACCGTGCCGGTCTGGACTTCTGGACTCCCAATATCAACCCATTCAAAGATATCCGCTGGGGTCGTGGCCAAGAAACACCTGGCGAGGATCCATACCATCTCAGCAGCTACGTACACAATCTGATCCAGGGTCTTCaaggcgacgatgagaagtACAGGAAGGTCACAGCAACATGCAAGCATTTCGTTGCCTATGATATCGAGGATTGGAATGGCAATCTGCGCTACCAGTTCGATGCTCATGTTGGCTCGCAAGAGCTTGTTGAGTATTACATGCCGCCTTTCAGGTCTTGTGCACGAGACTCTAACGTTGGAGCATTC ATGTGCAGTTACAATGCGCTGAACGGCGTGCCCACATGTGCGGATCCATGGTTGCTCCAGGACGTGCTACGAGACCACTGGAACTGGTCTTCACCAGATTACTGGGTCACAAGTGATTGTGATGCGGTACAGAACGTGTTCTT ACCTCACGAATATGCCGCCACACGCGAAGAAGCTGTAGCAGTGTCATTAAAAGCCGGCACTGACATAGACTGCGGACAGTACTTTTCAAGCTTTCTGCCTGGAGCCTACGCCCAAGGTCTCATCAACGAGGCAGACCTCGACAAGTCATTGATCCGACAGTATACTTCACTTATTCGCATGGGCTACTTCGATGGCACAACA CGAGCAGCAGTGTCTGGAATTACTCTGTTGAAGAATGACGGCACGCTGCCTCTGAAAATCGAAAATGGAACCAAGCTAGCGCTGATCGGCGACTGGGCAAATGCAACCTCTCAAATGCTCGGAAACTACGCAGGTATTCCACCTTTCTTCCATGGACCTCTATGGGCAGCCAACCAGACCGGCGCTGAGGTGCTCTACGCTCGAGGTCCTGGTGGAGAGGGAGATCCGACGACGAACAATTGGCGCCCGGTCTACAACGCGGCCAACGAAAGCGATGTCATCGTGTTCGTTGGTGGCATCGACAACAACGTCGAGTCTGAAGGCAGCGATCGTGTCACAATGGCGTGGACCGGAGCGCAATTGGATATCATCTCATCGTTGGCGAGCTACGGCAAGCCCATGATCGTAGTTCAGATGGGTGCTGGCCAGCTCGATGACACTGCACTACTCAAGAACGAGAACATCAGCGCTATCCTATGGGGTGGCTACCCAGGCCAGGATGGAGGCAGAGCAATTTTTGACATCATTCAGGGCGTTGTTGCACCAGCGGGCAGACTTCCCACGACACAGTATCCTGCCAAGTACATCTCGCAGATCCCGATGACTGACATGAACCTTCGACCCAATGCCACAAGCGGTTCTCCAGGACGCACTTACATGTGGTACAATGAAGAACCTGTTCTACCCTTTGCACACGGCTTGCACTATACCAACTTCACAGCCCAGATCAAATCAGAAGGTCCCTCCGGATATTCCAGTAACTCCTACGAAATCAGCTCCCTGCTCAAAGGCTGTTCGGAATCGTACCTCGATCGCTGCCCGTTCCAGACATTCTCTGTCGACGTGGCAAACACAGGATCCGTCACGAGTGACTATGTCACACTCGGCTTCCTCGCTGGTACTCATGGTCCTGCACCTCACCCAAACAAGCGTCTGGTCGCATACGAGAGGCTGCATAATATCACAGGTGGCTCAACAGCAACTGCTGCCCTCAACCTGACACTCGGGAGCTTGGCACGTGTGGATGATCAAGGCAACACTGTTCTGTATCCAGGTGACTACGCTCTGCTGGTCGATATTCAGCCTCTCACGACAGTCAACTTCACGTTGACTGGAGAGGCGACGACACTGGATCACTGGCCGCAACTACCAGCTGAGAGAGTCCAGACCGGTGACTACTTCGTTGGTGGCTACGGTAGTGGTGCTCCATACCAGCTTCAATATCCGACAGAGGTATAA
- a CDS encoding uncharacterized protein (antiSMASH:Cluster_6) yields the protein MLAHKKNWESRPDAIRKLAVFAEHARASNYQIPLLSKAQYTGPNGTNNPGAFTQEKAYEIAAAIRQLREMNGETVAGRKIGFTNQNIWHEYMVDTPNWSYMYQHTIVNLPEPGQLAEGRTVLADIRHLNAMEPRIEPEIMFGLKSVPRSEMSDLEILGCLEWMAHGFEVVASIYPHWKFTAADTTAAFALHGLLLVGPKKMLKGSEDAALLSQLQDFTVDLLKNGEKADEGKGSNVLGSPISALRRLLELLEKDELNMPLQPGEVITTGTLTKALPIQNGDMWSTKLRGIELPGANVRFRTE from the coding sequence ATGCTGGCCCACAAGAAGAATTGGGAGTCGAGGCCGGATGCCATTCGAAAGCTGGCCGTGTTCGCGGAGCATGCGAGAGCATCAAATTACCAGATCCCATTGCTATCGAAAGCACAGTATACGGGACCCAACGGAACCAACAACCCTGGAGCATTCACCCAAGAAAAGGCATACGAAATCGCAGCTGCGATTCGTCAATTACGGGAGATGAATGGAGAGACTGTAGCTGGTCGAAAGATCGGGTTCACAAATCAGAACATCTGGCATGAGTACATGGTCGACACCCCAAATTGGAGCTATATGTATCAGCATACCATTGTGAACCTCCCGGAACCTGGACAGCTTGCCGAAGGGCGCACAGTCCTAGCTGATATCAGACATCTCAATGCCATGGAGCCAAGAATTGAACCGGAGATTATGTTTGGACTGAAAAGCGTACCGAGATCTGAGATGAGTGATTTGGAGATCCTTGGGTGTCTGGAATGGATGGCGCATGGTTTTGAAGTGGTCGCGAGCATATATCCACATTGGAAATTTACAGCTGCGGACACAACTGCGGCTTTCGCACTGCATGGACTTCTGCTTGTCGGGCCAAAGAAGATGCTGAAAGGAAGCGAGGATGCAGCACTATTGAGTCAGTTGCAAGACTTTACAGTTGATCTCCTGAAAAATGGGGAGAAGGCCGATGAGGGAAAGGGCAGCAATGTGCTCGGAAGCCCAATCAGCGCACTACGCCGGCTGCTCGAACTGTTGGAGAAGGACGAGTTGAACATGCCGCTTCAGCCTGGAGAAGTTATAACGACAGGGACGCTGACGAAGGCGCTGCCAATCCAGAATGGAGATATGTGGTCGACGAAGTTGAGAGGTATTGAGCTGCCTGGAGCAAATGTGAGATTCAGGACAGAATGA